From one Acidobacteriota bacterium genomic stretch:
- a CDS encoding glycosyltransferase family 4 protein has protein sequence MRVMIDYRPALRRPTGVGAFVHHLVAALAGLECEATAPLDPLELTVFSASWKDRLAHAEPPVPAAVRSIDRRIPVRLLNLAWHRAGWPPVEAIAGRRFDVVHSPHPLLVPSRGAAQVITIHDLDFLDHPDRTTGEVRRDYAALVRRHAARAAHVVVPSRHTATEVERRLHVPPEAISVCPNGAPDWPARDAPPADGHVLFVGTIAPRKNIAGLLDAYARLVTRAPGVPDLVLAGGGGADDGLERTARPPLAGRVRRTGYLDTPALRALFAGARVLVLPSLDEGFGLPALEAMTVGVPVVASNRGALPEVVGDAGLLVDPTDTAAIADALERVLTDDVFAAGCTARGLRRARAFNWQASARSLRRAYRTAIEGRARRAGTPA, from the coding sequence ATGCGCGTCATGATCGACTATCGGCCGGCGTTACGCCGCCCGACAGGCGTGGGCGCGTTCGTACACCATCTGGTCGCGGCCCTCGCCGGGCTGGAGTGCGAAGCGACGGCGCCCCTCGATCCCCTCGAGCTGACGGTCTTCAGCGCATCCTGGAAGGACCGTCTGGCCCATGCCGAGCCGCCGGTGCCCGCCGCCGTCCGCAGCATCGATCGCCGCATACCGGTTCGGCTGCTCAACCTGGCTTGGCACCGGGCCGGATGGCCGCCGGTAGAAGCGATCGCCGGCAGGCGATTCGACGTCGTGCACTCGCCGCACCCGCTGCTGGTGCCGTCGCGCGGCGCGGCGCAGGTCATCACGATTCACGATCTGGACTTCCTCGATCACCCGGACCGCACGACCGGCGAGGTGCGCCGGGACTACGCCGCGCTGGTCCGCCGTCATGCCGCACGTGCGGCGCACGTCGTCGTGCCCTCCCGGCACACCGCGACCGAGGTCGAACGCCGGCTGCACGTTCCCCCCGAGGCGATCTCCGTCTGCCCGAACGGGGCGCCCGACTGGCCGGCGCGGGACGCTCCGCCGGCGGACGGACACGTGCTCTTCGTGGGAACTATCGCACCCCGCAAGAACATCGCCGGCCTCCTCGACGCCTACGCACGGCTCGTCACGCGCGCGCCGGGCGTGCCGGACCTGGTTCTGGCCGGGGGGGGCGGCGCGGACGACGGGCTGGAGCGCACGGCACGCCCGCCGCTGGCTGGCCGCGTGCGGCGTACCGGGTATCTGGACACGCCGGCGCTGCGGGCGCTGTTCGCCGGTGCGCGGGTGCTGGTGCTGCCCTCGCTCGACGAGGGCTTCGGACTGCCGGCGCTCGAGGCCATGACGGTCGGCGTGCCGGTCGTGGCCTCGAACCGGGGCGCACTGCCGGAGGTGGTCGGCGATGCGGGGTTGCTTGTCGATCCGACCGACACCGCCGCCATCGCCGACGCTCTCGAACGCGTCCTGACCGACGACGTGTTCGCCGCGGGTTGCACCGCCCGCGGGCTCCGCCGGGCCCGTGCGTTCAACTGGCAGGCGTCCGCGAGATCGTTGCGCCGCGCCTACCGCACGGCGATCGAGGGCCGAGCGCGGCGGGCGGGAACGCCGGCATGA
- a CDS encoding glycosyltransferase family 4 protein: protein MRIGIDGRELLGRRTGVGRYLASLCAEWSGAPAYAGHELLVYTPRPLPAEAPLPNRAGPGARLNHATIPGAGGPWWEQISLARRAADDRLDVFFGPGYSVPLVLDIPSVVTLHDVSFTAHPEWFGWREGLRRRWLAARAAAAARTVIAVSEFSRQEILEHLGTPPARVRVVHNGVAAPSCPKPPGEPPLPAASGAPLVLYVGALFARRRLPLLLAAFEQVSRAVPEVELAIVGPDRTWPPEDLRGIAEARGVASRVAFLPYVDDGALGALYRRATVFAWLSEYEGFGLTPLEALAAGTPVVAGDTAVAREVYGDAVRRVPIGDPGAVAAALVEVVTRREVREALLARAGPLLARYTWTRAAAETFAVLRDAAAERP from the coding sequence ATGAGAATCGGCATCGACGGCCGGGAGCTGCTCGGCCGCCGCACCGGGGTCGGCCGCTACCTGGCGAGCCTGTGCGCCGAGTGGAGCGGCGCACCCGCCTACGCGGGACACGAGCTGCTCGTCTACACCCCCCGTCCCCTGCCGGCGGAAGCCCCGCTCCCCAACCGGGCGGGACCCGGCGCCCGCCTGAACCACGCCACGATACCCGGCGCGGGCGGCCCCTGGTGGGAGCAGATCAGCCTGGCGCGGCGGGCGGCGGACGATCGGCTCGACGTCTTCTTCGGTCCGGGCTACTCGGTGCCGCTCGTGCTCGACATCCCGTCGGTGGTCACGCTGCACGACGTCTCGTTCACCGCACACCCCGAGTGGTTCGGGTGGCGCGAGGGCCTCCGCCGGCGATGGCTGGCGGCCCGCGCCGCCGCCGCCGCCCGGACCGTCATCGCCGTATCGGAATTCTCGCGGCAGGAGATCCTCGAGCACCTGGGAACGCCCCCGGCGCGGGTGCGGGTCGTCCACAACGGGGTGGCGGCGCCCTCCTGCCCGAAGCCGCCGGGCGAGCCGCCGCTACCGGCGGCGTCCGGCGCCCCCCTGGTGCTGTATGTCGGCGCGTTGTTCGCACGCCGGCGCCTTCCCCTGCTGCTTGCCGCGTTCGAGCAGGTCTCGCGCGCCGTACCCGAGGTCGAGCTCGCCATCGTGGGTCCGGATCGCACGTGGCCCCCCGAAGACCTGCGGGGAATCGCCGAGGCCCGCGGCGTCGCGTCGCGCGTGGCGTTCCTGCCCTACGTGGACGACGGCGCATTGGGTGCGCTGTACCGGCGCGCGACCGTCTTCGCCTGGCTCTCGGAGTACGAAGGGTTCGGACTGACGCCTCTCGAAGCGCTCGCCGCCGGCACCCCGGTCGTCGCGGGAGACACCGCGGTTGCGCGCGAGGTCTACGGAGACGCCGTGCGCCGTGTCCCGATCGGCGATCCCGGCGCGGTGGCGGCGGCGCTCGTGGAGGTCGTCACCCGCCGCGAGGTCCGCGAGGCCCTGCTCGCGCGGGCGGGGCCGCTGCTCGCCCGCTACACGTGGACACGCGCCGCGGCGGAGACGTTCGCCGTGCTGCGCGACGCCGCGGCGGAGCGGCCATGA